In Mytilus trossulus isolate FHL-02 chromosome 14, PNRI_Mtr1.1.1.hap1, whole genome shotgun sequence, a genomic segment contains:
- the LOC134696932 gene encoding G2/mitotic-specific cyclin-A-like — MSFVFGSTIQDENVENPGRRGKRVEQGVTTRINAPKRAALGVITNQVRVQPRRAAKPSKAGGNDENAYPKQAKVFGQENQPFTIFVDDNVAASKPLSKPSNNGGKLKLSQSITALPARHHPISAANDIICVDDSIEESPMVLDTTHEEMEDKKPLDRESIITMVPEYVEEIYAHLREAEAKNRPKHNYMKKQSDITASMRSILVDWLVEVSEEYKLHRETLFLAVNYIDRFLSYMSVQRGKLQLVGAASMFLASKYEEIYPPDVGEFAYITDDTYTKQQVLRMEHLVLKVLTFDVAVPTTNWFCDHFLTDSDADDKVKALSMFLAENTLIEADTFLKYLPSQIAAACICLARFSLGQEPWPQTLIKSSGYEVGHFVDCLKDLHKLYLNADKSPQQSVVEKYRSTKYEEISNFQKFPPPASLPLVV; from the exons atgtcttttgtttttggCTCTACGATCCAGGACGAAAATGTTGAGAACCCAGGGCGACGTGGAAAAAGAGTTGAACAAGGAGTAACAACTAGGATCAATGCACCTAAGAGAGCAGCGCTCGGAGTCATCACAAATCAAGTACGAGTGCAACCACGAAGGGCAGCTAAACCATCCAAG gCTGGTGGgaatgatgaaaatgcatatccaAAACAAGCCAAGGTATTTGGACAGGAGAACCAACCATTTACCATCTTTGTTGATGATAATGTTGCAGCAAGTAAACCCTTGTCCAAACCATCCAACAATGGTGGCAAGTTGAAGCTATCTCAGTCCATTACTGCATTGCCAGCCAGACATCATCCAATTTCTGCTGCCAATGATATCATCTGTGTTGATGATTCTATAG AAGAATCTCCAATGGTGTTGGATACCACACATGAGGAAATGGAAGACAAAAAGCCTTTAGACAGAGAATCCATCATTACCATGGTACCTGAATATGTAGAAGAAATTTATGCACATTTGAGAGAAGCTGAG gcaaaaaatagaccaaaacataATTACATGAAAAAACAATCCGATATAACAGCATCGATGAGGAGCATTCTGGTAGATTGGTTAGTTGAAGTATCCGAAGAATACAAGCTGCACAGAGAAACTTTATTCTTAGCTGTAAACTACATTGATAGATTTCTATCCTACATGTCTGTACAGAGAGGAAAACTTCAACTTGTTGGAGCTGCCAGCATGTTTCTTGCATC gaaaTATGAGGAAATCTACCCACCAGATGTTGGAGAATTTGCCTATATCACAGATGACACCTACACAAAGCAACAG GTATTGAGAATGGAACACCTTGTTCTGAAGGTTTTGACATTTGACGTAGCTGTACCAACAACAAATTGGTTTTGTGATCACTTCCTGACAGACTCTGATGCTGACGATAAAGTCAAAGCCTTGtctatg ttcttAGCAGAAAATACATTAATAGAAGCAGACACTTTCTTGAAATACCTTCCTAGTCAAATAGCAGCTGCCTGTATATGTTTAGCTAGATTTTCTTTAGGACAAGAACCCTGG CCCCAAACCCTGATAAAGTCCAGTGGTTATGAAGTAGGACATTTTGTTGACTGTTTGAAAGACCTCCATAAACTGTACCTTAATGCTGACAAGAGTCCTCAACAGTCAGTAGTAGAAAAATACAGAAGTACAAA GTATGAAGAAATCTCAAATTTCCAGAAGTTCCCCCCTCCAGCCAGTCTGCCTCTGGTTGTGTAG